One window from the genome of Acidimicrobiales bacterium encodes:
- a CDS encoding glycosyltransferase family 2 protein, with amino-acid sequence MRRPRTLSAFLPAWNEAGNIDRVVGALLDQLRQLGLAEFEVIVVDDGSTDGTADFVAAWAERDDRVRLVRHDHNQGYGAALRTGFGAARFEHVFFTDADGQFDFADLPGFVERAAYADAVIGYRAVRGDPPLRRWTGHAWTAIVDALFGLRIRDVDCAFKLLRTADLARIGPLESTGAVVSAELLWRLDRAGCTIEQRPVRHLPRVAGEASGGSPRVIARAVRELVRLRLGLGPGLGPHPRPAP; translated from the coding sequence ATGAGGCGCCCCCGCACGCTGTCGGCATTCCTGCCCGCGTGGAACGAAGCGGGCAACATCGACCGTGTGGTGGGCGCGTTGCTCGACCAACTGCGGCAACTGGGCCTCGCGGAGTTCGAGGTCATCGTCGTCGACGACGGATCCACCGACGGCACGGCCGACTTCGTCGCAGCGTGGGCGGAGCGCGACGACAGGGTCCGGCTGGTCCGCCACGACCACAACCAGGGCTATGGCGCGGCGTTGCGAACGGGCTTCGGCGCAGCGCGCTTCGAGCACGTCTTCTTCACCGACGCCGATGGTCAGTTCGACTTCGCCGACCTGCCCGGGTTCGTGGAACGGGCCGCGTACGCGGACGCAGTGATCGGCTATCGGGCCGTCCGCGGCGATCCGCCGCTCCGACGCTGGACCGGGCATGCGTGGACGGCGATCGTGGACGCCTTGTTCGGCTTGCGCATCCGCGACGTCGACTGCGCGTTCAAGCTGCTCCGCACTGCGGACCTCGCCCGCATCGGACCGCTGGAGTCGACCGGGGCGGTGGTCTCGGCCGAGCTGCTGTGGCGCCTGGACCGCGCCGGCTGCACCATCGAGCAGCGCCCGGTCCGCCATCTGCCCCGCGTCGCTGGCGAGGCGTCAGGTGGGTCGCCGAGGGTGATCGCACGGGCGGTACGCGAGCTCGTCCGCCTCCGTCTCGGTCTCGGTCCCGGTCTCGGTCCCCACCCTCGCCCCGCCCCCTGA
- a CDS encoding NAD(P)/FAD-dependent oxidoreductase, giving the protein MAEAALETTSAPQPEGRDGVVIIGAGPAGLTAAYQLHKHDVASTVLEAGDQVGGISRTAQRDGWRFDIGGHRFFTKVEQVEDLWHEILPDEDFLMRPRKSRIYYKGHYLDYPLRAFNALRNVGILEAAGYVLSYAWARVRPPKDQTNYEGWLVARFGWRLYRALFKTYTEKLWGVPVSEMPADWAAQRVKGLSLGNAILNALRPRRNQKDITSLIEEFQYPKYGPGMMWEVCHDKVVAQGSQVRLETTVTKVCHEGGRATSVVAVDRSGNISEHPCTHVISSMPISELLEAMDPSVPDDVKAAAADLRYRDYLIVALVLPDEAVEFDDNWIYIHDPSVRTMRIQNFGSWSPYMVKPGRNTLGLEYTVWEGDDEWSAPDEVLIERAKGELQRLGLVGDHEVEEGYVVRQAKAYPIYDDRYRANVDVLRAWLADHAANVHPVGRNGMFRYNNQDHSMFTAMLTVENITTGTNHDVWEVNVEEEYHEEKVPVTHRPPGSHGTGRDAPVLPREVLDRAAQSRDR; this is encoded by the coding sequence ATGGCCGAAGCCGCCTTGGAGACGACGTCCGCGCCCCAACCCGAAGGGCGCGACGGCGTCGTCATCATCGGGGCCGGCCCGGCCGGCCTCACCGCCGCCTACCAACTCCACAAGCACGACGTGGCCTCCACGGTGCTCGAAGCCGGCGACCAGGTCGGCGGTATCTCTCGCACCGCACAGCGCGACGGCTGGCGCTTCGACATCGGCGGTCACCGCTTCTTCACCAAAGTCGAACAGGTCGAGGACCTCTGGCACGAGATCCTCCCCGACGAAGACTTCCTCATGCGGCCCCGCAAGAGTCGCATCTACTACAAGGGCCACTACCTCGACTACCCGCTCCGCGCGTTCAACGCGTTGCGCAACGTCGGGATCCTCGAGGCCGCCGGCTACGTGCTGTCCTACGCGTGGGCCCGGGTGCGGCCGCCGAAGGACCAGACCAACTACGAAGGCTGGTTGGTCGCGCGCTTCGGCTGGCGGCTGTACCGAGCCCTGTTCAAGACCTACACCGAGAAGCTCTGGGGTGTGCCGGTGAGCGAGATGCCGGCGGACTGGGCGGCGCAGCGCGTGAAGGGCCTGTCGCTCGGCAACGCGATCCTGAACGCCTTGCGTCCGAGGCGGAACCAAAAGGACATCACCTCGCTGATCGAGGAGTTCCAGTACCCGAAGTACGGCCCGGGGATGATGTGGGAGGTCTGCCACGACAAGGTCGTGGCCCAAGGCTCGCAGGTGCGGCTGGAGACCACGGTCACCAAGGTTTGCCACGAAGGCGGCCGGGCCACGAGCGTGGTTGCCGTCGACCGGTCGGGCAACATCAGCGAACACCCGTGCACCCACGTGATCTCGTCGATGCCGATCTCGGAACTGCTCGAGGCGATGGATCCATCGGTGCCCGACGACGTGAAGGCCGCAGCCGCCGATCTGCGCTACCGCGACTACCTGATCGTCGCACTTGTGTTGCCCGATGAGGCCGTCGAGTTCGACGACAACTGGATCTACATCCACGACCCCAGCGTGCGCACCATGCGGATCCAGAACTTCGGGTCGTGGTCGCCGTACATGGTGAAGCCCGGGCGCAACACCCTCGGCCTCGAGTACACGGTGTGGGAAGGCGACGACGAGTGGTCGGCCCCCGACGAGGTGCTGATCGAGCGGGCCAAAGGTGAGCTCCAGCGCCTCGGCCTCGTGGGCGACCACGAGGTCGAGGAGGGCTACGTGGTGCGCCAGGCCAAGGCGTACCCGATCTACGACGACCGGTACCGGGCCAACGTCGACGTGCTGCGCGCTTGGCTGGCGGACCACGCGGCGAACGTCCATCCGGTCGGCCGCAACGGGATGTTCCGGTACAACAACCAGGACCACTCGATGTTCACTGCCATGTTGACGGTCGAGAACATCACGACGGGCACCAACCACGACGTGTGGGAGGTGAACGTCGAGGAGGAGTACCACGAGGAGAAGGTCCCCGTGACACACCGCCCGCCGGGCAGCCACGGCACCGGACGCGACGCCCCGGTGCTCCCACGCGAGGTCCTCGACCGCGCCGCCCAGTCCCGCGACCGCTGA
- a CDS encoding glycosyltransferase family 39 protein, translating into MPQTSVAPDPPEVGVAEMPESGPLGVWLDRLGLVAVLAVGVALRFVARSSLWLDEALTVDISRLPLGRIGPWLRHDGHPPLYYWMLHGWIDVFGSTNTSVRALSGMFGVLLLPLVWLAAKRLGGRRVAWIAVAIAAVCPFAVRYSSEARMYSLVMALVLALWLVGTDALERPTWWRRVAVALLSAALLWSHYWAMWFLAAAGVLLVIHAWSMHRQQRTGERNATLGVIGSIVAGGVLFLPWVSSLLYQSAHTGTPWAKPSVPTEVVAVSVADIGGGAKGDNLVLGWSLVILVLLGLFGAAVDRYRVELDFRSRQQGRVPALLIVLTLAVAMAAMWATGSGFASRYNAVWVPLFLLLAALGVSRIGAPGIRRGVLAVVLLLGVVGTVRVAVTHTRTEAGVAAAGIQATGHPGDLVLTCPDQLGPSLRRVLPSSFRMATYPHLASPALVDWVDYKKRVDEASPATFAKQAVALAGDHAIFLAWTSTYVTHKGICEDVVTELSALRPGAHQVVADDGDYFEHEAVMFYPAPAASPG; encoded by the coding sequence GTGCCTCAGACGAGCGTCGCCCCCGATCCGCCGGAGGTCGGTGTTGCGGAAATGCCCGAATCGGGGCCGCTCGGGGTGTGGCTCGACCGCCTCGGGCTCGTCGCAGTGCTCGCGGTGGGCGTGGCGCTCCGGTTCGTGGCCCGCTCCTCGCTGTGGCTCGACGAGGCGTTGACCGTCGACATCTCTCGCCTCCCGCTTGGCCGCATCGGGCCCTGGCTGCGCCATGACGGCCACCCCCCGCTCTACTACTGGATGCTGCACGGATGGATCGACGTGTTCGGGAGCACCAACACGTCGGTGCGGGCCTTGTCGGGCATGTTCGGTGTGCTGTTGCTGCCGCTGGTGTGGCTGGCGGCGAAGCGCCTCGGCGGTCGCCGCGTGGCCTGGATCGCGGTCGCCATCGCCGCTGTGTGCCCCTTTGCCGTGCGCTACAGCAGCGAAGCCCGCATGTACTCCCTGGTCATGGCGCTGGTGCTCGCGCTGTGGCTGGTGGGCACCGACGCGCTCGAACGGCCGACGTGGTGGCGCCGTGTGGCGGTGGCCCTGCTGTCGGCTGCGTTGCTGTGGAGCCACTACTGGGCGATGTGGTTCCTCGCCGCGGCCGGCGTGCTCTTGGTCATCCACGCCTGGTCGATGCACCGCCAGCAGCGCACGGGAGAGCGCAACGCGACGCTCGGGGTCATCGGGTCAATCGTGGCCGGGGGGGTGCTGTTCCTGCCATGGGTGAGCAGCCTCCTGTACCAGTCGGCGCACACCGGCACCCCGTGGGCCAAGCCGTCCGTGCCCACCGAGGTGGTCGCCGTGTCGGTGGCCGACATCGGGGGCGGCGCCAAGGGCGACAACCTCGTGCTCGGCTGGTCCTTGGTCATCTTGGTGTTGCTCGGGCTGTTCGGCGCCGCCGTCGACCGCTACCGGGTCGAGCTCGACTTCCGCTCACGACAACAGGGCCGTGTCCCGGCGCTGCTGATCGTGCTGACGTTGGCGGTGGCCATGGCGGCGATGTGGGCCACCGGCAGCGGGTTCGCCAGCCGCTACAACGCGGTGTGGGTGCCGCTGTTCCTGCTGCTCGCGGCCCTGGGCGTCTCGCGGATCGGCGCACCGGGCATCCGGCGCGGCGTGCTGGCCGTGGTCCTGTTGCTCGGCGTGGTCGGCACCGTGCGTGTGGCGGTCACCCACACCCGCACGGAGGCGGGCGTCGCGGCGGCCGGCATCCAGGCCACCGGCCATCCCGGCGACCTCGTGCTGACCTGCCCCGACCAGCTCGGGCCCTCGCTGCGCCGGGTGCTGCCGTCCTCGTTCCGGATGGCCACGTATCCCCACCTGGCGTCGCCCGCCCTCGTCGACTGGGTCGACTACAAGAAGCGGGTCGACGAAGCGTCACCGGCCACCTTTGCGAAGCAAGCCGTGGCCCTGGCTGGTGATCACGCCATCTTCTTGGCCTGGACGAGCACGTACGTGACGCACAAGGGGATCTGCGAGGACGTGGTCACCGAGCTGTCCGCGCTCCGACCCGGTGCCCACCAGGTCGTTGCTGACGACGGCGACTACTTCGAGCATGAAGCCGTGATGTTCTATCCCGCCCCAGCCGCCTCGCCCGGCTGA